One genomic segment of Stigmatopora argus isolate UIUO_Sarg chromosome 1, RoL_Sarg_1.0, whole genome shotgun sequence includes these proteins:
- the LOC144080947 gene encoding mitochondrial glutamate carrier 1-like isoform X1, whose protein sequence is MAQKQHISLPAKLINGGIAGMVGVTCVFPVDLAKTRLQNQRSGQQLYKNMMDCLIKTVKSEGYFGMYRGAAVNLTLVTPEKAIKLAANDFFRHKLSKEGCKLTVFKEMLAGCFAGMCQVVVTTPMEMLKIQLQDAGRLAAQQRVMPSVVTTLKMGGTSAVPSRSYNASAAPQVRKVSATQITKDLLKTKGVTGLYRGLGATLMRDIPFSVVYFPLFAHLHQLGQHSSENPTVPFYWSFVSGCMAGSVAAVAVSPCDVVKTRLQSLKNGTNEETYNGVVDCVRKIMRKEGPSAFLKGASCRALVIAPLFGIAQVMYFVGVGEMLLGYTPYSICSA, encoded by the exons ATGGCCCAAAAGCAACACATAAG CCTTCCAGCCAAACTGATTAATGGAGGGATAGCAGGCATGGTTGGAGTCACCTGTGTATTCCCGGTTGATCTGGCCAAGACACGCTTGCAAAACCAACGCAGCGGTCAGCAACTCTACAAGAATAT GATGGACTGTCTCATAAAGACAGTAAAATCTGAGGGTTACTTTGGCATGTATAGAG GTGCTGCTGTCAATCTCACCCTTGTGACTCCAGAGAAGGCCATTAAACTCGCTGCAAATGACTTCTTTCGCCACAAGCTAAGCAAAGAGGG TTGTAAACTGACGGTTTTCAAGGAGATGTTGGCTGGGTGCTTTGCTGGAATGTGCCAGGTCGTTGTCACCACACCTATGGAGATGCTCAAGATCCAGCTTCAGGATGCCGGCAGGCTTG CTGCGCAGCAGAGGGTGATGCCGAGTGTGGTAACAACTCTAAAGATGGGTGGAACCAGTGCTGTCCCCAGTCGTTCTTATAACGCTAGTGCTGCGCCTCAGGTTAGGAAAGTATCAGCTACACAGATCACAAAAGACCTGCTGAAGACCAAAGGTGTGACAGGGTTGTACAGAGGACTTGGGGCCACATTAATGCG GGACATTCCCTTCTCGGTTGTCTACTTCCCTCTTTTTGCTCACCTGCACCAGCTTGGTCAGCATTCATCGGAAAACCCGACAGTGCCATTTTATTGGTCCTTTGTCTCTGGATGCATGGCTGGATCAGTCGCAGCAGTTGCTGTCAGTCCTTGTGACG TGGTCAAAACAAGACTTCAGTCCCTGAAAAACGGAACTAATGAGGAAACGTACAATGGGGTGGTAGATTGCGTCAG aaaGATCATGAGAAAAGAGGGTCCTTCTGCTTTCTTGAAGGGGGCCAGTTGCCGAGCTCTTGTCATAGCGCCTCTTTTTGGCATCGCCCAGGTCATGTACTTTGTAGGCGTTGGAGAGATGTTGCTTGGTTACACACCTTATAGCATCTGTTCAGCATAG
- the ngfa gene encoding neurotrophin-7 yields the protein MRSSPLVLVLLIGAQAVLNMGGGLAQFAGKANHKAGQQTKANHQIGQQRQTALLTADVHRTSHHRTKRRHREAAHIPDPSVAVVDPKLFSKRRYRSSPRVVFSEVLPSHDALEGEGYDIEGVRGIRVKRRAGLHNMHRGEYSVCDSINTWVGNMTRATDIAGNEVTVLPNVTINNVVKKQFFYETTCRTPTRRATGLVKGGKTGGRGGKQGSKAGNSGCLGIDSRHWNSYCTNTHIFVSALTSFKERTAWRFIRINAACVCVLSRKSWAGRLGH from the coding sequence ATGAGGTCGTCACCACTGGTCCTGGTCCTCCTGATTGGCGCCCAGGCTGTACTGAACATGGGAGGTGGACTGGCCCAGTTTGCCGGGAAAGCCAACCACAAAGCGGGACAACAGACGAAAGCCAATCACCAAATCGGACAGCAGCGCCAGACAGCCTTGCTGACAGCTGATGTTCACAGGACCAGCCACCACAGGACCAAGCGGCGTCACCGGGAAGCCGCGCACATACCTGACCCCTCCGTAGCTGTGGTTGACCCCAAGCTTTTTTCCAAGAGACGGTACCGTTCCTCACCGAGGGTTGTCTTCAGTGAAGTACTGCCCTCACACGACGCCCTGGAGGGCGAGGGCTATGACATTGAAGGAGTGCGGGGGATTCGAGTGAAGCGCAGAGCAGGGTTGCACAACATGCACAGAGGAGAGTACTCGGTGTGCGACAGCATTAACACCTGGGTGGGCAACATGACCCGGGCCACAGACATCGCTGGGAATGAAGTGACCGTGCTGCCCAACGTCACAATCAACAATGTGGTGAAGAAGCAATTCTTCTATGAGACCACCTGCCGGACCCCAACGCGAAGGGCCACGGGATTAGTAAAGGGAGGAAAGACGGGGGGGCGAGGTGGCAAACAGGGCTCCAAAGCGGGCAATTCGGGCTGTCTCGGCATTGACAGTCGCCACTGGAACTCCTAttgcaccaacacacacatattTGTGAGTGCCCTCACTAGCTTCAAAGAACGGACAGCTTGGCGTTTCATACGCATCAACGCGGCATGCGTGTGCGTACTCAGCAGGAAGTCTTGGGCGGGCCGGCTGGGACACTGA
- the tspan2b gene encoding CD9 antigen isoform X2, producing MCEISSVRIQLLILVGLWLRFDPETVSLLNGEKAPDTYFIGVYILIGAGSLVMLVGFFGCCGAVRESQCLLGSFFACLLIIFGAEVAAGVFGFLNKDKIIEDVQNFYATTYNENTNSTLIISYQKVLNCCGTLANNCSDQELDVKDCETGIKDFFNTKLYIIGYVGIGIAGIMIIGMIFSMVLCCAVRNSREVI from the exons ATGTGTGAAATATCTTCTGTTCGTATTCAACTTCTTATTTTGG TGGGACTTTGGTTACGTTTTGACCCGGAAACTGTGTCCTTGCTCAATGGCGAGAAGGCACCAGACACATACTTCATAG GTGTGTATATCCTGATCGGAGCTGGGAGTCTGGTGATGTTGGTGGGTTTCTTTGGCTGCTGTGGAGCTGTTCGAGAATCACAGTGTCTGCTTGGTTCG TTCTTCGCCTGTCTGTTGATCATCTTTGGAGCTGAGGTGGCAGCAGGTGTGTTTGGATTCCTTAACAAAGACAAG ATCATCGAAGACGTTCAAAACTTCTATGCTACAACTTACAATGAAAATACTAACAGCACATTGATTATCTCGTACCAGAAAGTA cTGAACTGCTGTGGGACATTAGCAAACAATTGCTCCGATCAAGAATTAGATGTAAAG GACTGTGAAACAGGAATCAAAGATTTCTTCAATACTAAACTTTACATCATTGGGTACGTTGGTATTGGCATCGCTGGGATCATG ATCATCGGGATGATCTTCAGTATGGTACTTTGCTGTGCTGTACGCAACAGTAGGGAGGTCATCTGA
- the LOC144080947 gene encoding mitochondrial glutamate carrier 1-like isoform X2 → MVGVTCVFPVDLAKTRLQNQRSGQQLYKNMMDCLIKTVKSEGYFGMYRGAAVNLTLVTPEKAIKLAANDFFRHKLSKEGCKLTVFKEMLAGCFAGMCQVVVTTPMEMLKIQLQDAGRLAAQQRVMPSVVTTLKMGGTSAVPSRSYNASAAPQVRKVSATQITKDLLKTKGVTGLYRGLGATLMRDIPFSVVYFPLFAHLHQLGQHSSENPTVPFYWSFVSGCMAGSVAAVAVSPCDVVKTRLQSLKNGTNEETYNGVVDCVRKIMRKEGPSAFLKGASCRALVIAPLFGIAQVMYFVGVGEMLLGYTPYSICSA, encoded by the exons ATGGTTGGAGTCACCTGTGTATTCCCGGTTGATCTGGCCAAGACACGCTTGCAAAACCAACGCAGCGGTCAGCAACTCTACAAGAATAT GATGGACTGTCTCATAAAGACAGTAAAATCTGAGGGTTACTTTGGCATGTATAGAG GTGCTGCTGTCAATCTCACCCTTGTGACTCCAGAGAAGGCCATTAAACTCGCTGCAAATGACTTCTTTCGCCACAAGCTAAGCAAAGAGGG TTGTAAACTGACGGTTTTCAAGGAGATGTTGGCTGGGTGCTTTGCTGGAATGTGCCAGGTCGTTGTCACCACACCTATGGAGATGCTCAAGATCCAGCTTCAGGATGCCGGCAGGCTTG CTGCGCAGCAGAGGGTGATGCCGAGTGTGGTAACAACTCTAAAGATGGGTGGAACCAGTGCTGTCCCCAGTCGTTCTTATAACGCTAGTGCTGCGCCTCAGGTTAGGAAAGTATCAGCTACACAGATCACAAAAGACCTGCTGAAGACCAAAGGTGTGACAGGGTTGTACAGAGGACTTGGGGCCACATTAATGCG GGACATTCCCTTCTCGGTTGTCTACTTCCCTCTTTTTGCTCACCTGCACCAGCTTGGTCAGCATTCATCGGAAAACCCGACAGTGCCATTTTATTGGTCCTTTGTCTCTGGATGCATGGCTGGATCAGTCGCAGCAGTTGCTGTCAGTCCTTGTGACG TGGTCAAAACAAGACTTCAGTCCCTGAAAAACGGAACTAATGAGGAAACGTACAATGGGGTGGTAGATTGCGTCAG aaaGATCATGAGAAAAGAGGGTCCTTCTGCTTTCTTGAAGGGGGCCAGTTGCCGAGCTCTTGTCATAGCGCCTCTTTTTGGCATCGCCCAGGTCATGTACTTTGTAGGCGTTGGAGAGATGTTGCTTGGTTACACACCTTATAGCATCTGTTCAGCATAG
- the tspan2b gene encoding CD9 antigen isoform X1 gives MGKVEGGMKCVKYLLFVFNFLFWLMGSFVLAVGLWLRFDPETVSLLNGEKAPDTYFIGVYILIGAGSLVMLVGFFGCCGAVRESQCLLGSFFACLLIIFGAEVAAGVFGFLNKDKIIEDVQNFYATTYNENTNSTLIISYQKVLNCCGTLANNCSDQELDVKDCETGIKDFFNTKLYIIGYVGIGIAGIMIIGMIFSMVLCCAVRNSREVI, from the exons ATGGGGAAAGTGGAAGGAGGGATGAAATGTGTGAAATATCTTCTGTTCGTATTCAACTTCTTATTTTGG TTGATGGGATCCTTTGTTCTGGCAGTGGGACTTTGGTTACGTTTTGACCCGGAAACTGTGTCCTTGCTCAATGGCGAGAAGGCACCAGACACATACTTCATAG GTGTGTATATCCTGATCGGAGCTGGGAGTCTGGTGATGTTGGTGGGTTTCTTTGGCTGCTGTGGAGCTGTTCGAGAATCACAGTGTCTGCTTGGTTCG TTCTTCGCCTGTCTGTTGATCATCTTTGGAGCTGAGGTGGCAGCAGGTGTGTTTGGATTCCTTAACAAAGACAAG ATCATCGAAGACGTTCAAAACTTCTATGCTACAACTTACAATGAAAATACTAACAGCACATTGATTATCTCGTACCAGAAAGTA cTGAACTGCTGTGGGACATTAGCAAACAATTGCTCCGATCAAGAATTAGATGTAAAG GACTGTGAAACAGGAATCAAAGATTTCTTCAATACTAAACTTTACATCATTGGGTACGTTGGTATTGGCATCGCTGGGATCATG ATCATCGGGATGATCTTCAGTATGGTACTTTGCTGTGCTGTACGCAACAGTAGGGAGGTCATCTGA